Below is a genomic region from Chloroflexota bacterium.
CGGCGGGACGCTCGGTGCGTATCAGGGGATCTGCTCGCACGAGTACTTCGAGCTCGACCGCGGGTTCCTCACCGCCGGCTCGCTCACCTGCGCCCTGCACCTGTCGCGCTTCGATCTCGGGACCGGTGACGCGCTCGATCCGCCGGCCGACCTGCCGCTGGCGATGTACGAGGTCGTGGTCGAGGACGGGCGCATCCTCATCGAGGTCCCGGATGGGCCGCTTGCGGTGAACGAGTGACCGACCCGCGCTTGCGTCTCTCGGGCCCGAACCCCCTCATCTCCGCCATTACCAAACGGCATGGCGCCGATGTGCGCGAGGCGCAGCCTTTGTTCATGCCAAACCCGTCGGGCGTGTCTTGCCTTCAATCCACCCGCCTGCTGGTGGTCTCCTGGTCGCTCGGATCGCTGACTTGTTGCGCAGTCCGTCTTCCGTCAAAGCGCCCGATCGCCCCGGCCCCCACGGACTTGACGCGGATCGCTCACACCTCCCTGAAGAATGTCGGCAGTCGGCGCCCGAGATCACCGAGTGCGTAGCGTCCGTGACTCGCAGAACACTCGGGACAGTCGGAGTCTGAGCGAGGCTCCTCGAAGACGACAGTCCTCTCCATCGGCCGTACTCGTGCGTAGTCGGGTGCAGCATCTGGCAACGTCATGCCAGTCACTGTGAACAGGAAGTCGTTCGCCGCAATTGCGGCCGCGGTCGCATTGAGTGTCAGGACGCTCGGGGCTACAACGTCGGGCTCGTCAACGTACCGTTGGTGTCGCCGTTGCGCCGGCGCGGCCGATTCCTCCGCGAGACGAATCGGCGAAATGACCTCGTTGCACCAGAGACACCCTCGAGCCGGGAGCACGGTTCGCACGATCGAGTGAACAGCCAGAACGTGTCCGTCGGCGGGATCAACCTCAACCTTGGCACCAACCTGAGCGCCGGGGATCAGATACTGGTGGACGATCGCGTTGAAAATTAGGCGCGCCTGGTCGGAGTTGGCAGCGAGCAATAGATAGTCGCAGCCTCGAAGGCGGGAAGCGACCGCAGGCTCCCGAACATCATCGAAGATGCGTTCGACTTCGATGGCTCTGTTCGATTCACGAGCGAGACGGGCAGCGAGATCGACCTTCCGCGCGGCGAACTTGGCGCCCAGACGCCGCAGCCATACGGGCCAGCGAGGATGCCCAAAGATCCGGACGGCGTCACCCGCACGAGCCCCTGGAAGACGAGGCAGATTCGTC
It encodes:
- a CDS encoding Rieske 2Fe-2S domain-containing protein, producing the protein MRRVDLLALDEVPDGTMKMAWVDGTDPVLIVNSGGTLGAYQGICSHEYFELDRGFLTAGSLTCALHLSRFDLGTGDALDPPADLPLAMYEVVVEDGRILIEVPDGPLAVNE
- a CDS encoding ThiF family adenylyltransferase — translated: MTPSWAVRIGDEVFRDLRDHLFPGDGRPHAAALLAGVAHTNVGTRLLIRRLIRATDGVDYSPGTGERGHHRLTADFVRDAVLEAQRDGLAYLAAHVHGGAADEVGFSPDDLRSHERGYPALLDLLQGRPVGALVFSDAAVAGDVWLPGGERATVSHMTVVGARQQIFRPRPLPALIADPTYDRQARIFGSAGQDLLRSMRIGVIGAGGMGMLLIEYLSRLGVGSLVVIDPDRVDETNLPRLPGARAGDAVRIFGHPRWPVWLRRLGAKFAARKVDLAARLARESNRAIEVERIFDDVREPAVASRLRGCDYLLLAANSDQARLIFNAIVHQYLIPGAQVGAKVEVDPADGHVLAVHSIVRTVLPARGCLWCNEVISPIRLAEESAAPAQRRHQRYVDEPDVVAPSVLTLNATAAAIAANDFLFTVTGMTLPDAAPDYARVRPMERTVVFEEPRSDSDCPECSASHGRYALGDLGRRLPTFFREV